TTTGATCTTCAGAAAAAACAGCCGCTATTCGGTGTTGTTCTGCGATGATAATTTGCTTTGACATTCAGTTTCCTCAACATTGACTAGCAGTGGAGGCAGCATAGATAGCCATATCCTCTCACTGTCAGGATTTCAGTAGGTTAGCGCCTCAACAAAAGGAAGAACCCAGGATGTGGATACAGCCTGCTCACCAGCAAAGCACATTCTCCACAGCGAGAGATAAACTCTCAGTGGCCTTGCTCTTGTCAGTTGCAACCATGTACTTGCGAATCTATGGGTAAACCGATTCATAGGAATAATAATCATGGGGCTAAAATACCGGATGGCACTAGCCGAGTAAAAATCTTGTGACAGACAGATCATGAATCAAGCTTGAATAATCAAGACGAAGGCTAGGATCTCTGGAAAGATTTCTGAACCTAAGCTAGAGCTTGAATGCCTGCAACAAGCATTAGCAGAGGCAATACAATATTGGTGGATGTCAGTAATGCTTAACTATGGACTGTTCAACAGTCTGACCTAAGCTTACCCCTTGAGCCTATTCAGAAACAACAGGCCTGAATTAAAACGGCTCCCAGAGCAGAATCTAGACATGTCTACCTGAGTTAGGAAAACCTCTGGTTTCCTTGTTCTAACTTAGAATCGGATCGTAACACAAGATAGCGACTTCGCCATCCGCAGATGTTGATGTGGTTTACCGTACCACTCACCATAGGTGCAGCCGATGAATGTGCAAGAGCTGTAGTGACATCCCTGATGTTTTTTCCAGCATCATCACCACGTGATGGGGTTTGAGGTGAGCACCGTCGTTGCGACAAGCCCCTATGTAACGAAGCGTAATGATGGGCTGGTCTGAAGTTGCTAGCTGGGTTAGGTGTCTAGCGGCTGCGATTGGTGAATCTGGAACCAATTCCAACTGTTGCAGCCACTCACGGAGATTGACTCTCTTGGTATTGCCTGACTTTGTAGTCTGCTCATACCAATAGTCTGGTTCTGCTAGAGTTGTTGCAATCCAGCCTTGCCAAGTTTGGGGGGACGGTGGCTCAGGAGTTTGCTGGGAGTCAGTCTGAAGATAGAGATAATATTCTGCCCAATTAATACTACAGGCAGCGGCAGCAGCTTGCATGTCCACTAGTTCAACGCTATAGATAGGAATATTCGCTGGAAGCTGTTGTGTCAACTTTTCTTGACATAGTGAGCTGTCAATAGGTTCCGTGAATTCCATGTCAACAATCTCGCCTGTGCTGGTGGCTCCCAAGGGCAGAGCAACGGCAATCGCAATCCGAGGCATAGGGTGAAAACCATTGGTGAAGGCGATCGGCAACTCTGCGCGTCGAACGGCTCGTTCAAACAGGCGCAACAAGTCCAGGTGACCTACTAGCGCCATATCGCCCGTCTTACCAAAATGAAACCGCAACCGTTGGCAAGCTGGTTTGACCTCAAACTGTCCCAAAAACTTAGGGATTGGTAGAGGTGGCACTACCACATTGTGACCAAAGTCAGGGGTGCAAACTCCACAGTGAGAGCAACCCTCGAAGGAACAATCTGGAATGGTTGCTGCTGCGAGAGCACGTTGCAGATCTGCTTTCAACCAAGCTTTATCAATACCTGTGTCCAAATGATCCCAAGGTAGGGGAGCATCTAAAATAGACTGAGAGGCAGATAGCTGGATAGACGGGTCAAAAAGATTCCACTCTCCTTGTTCTACTTGACGATATTTCCAGGTGAGATTATTTTCCACAATTGCCTGATTCCAAGCAGCGTAGGCGCGATCGATACTTTCCCACCAAGCGTCCATGCCAGCGCCCAGTTCCCAAGCGCGGTGAATCACAGCAGCTAGACGGCGATCGCCCCGCCCTACAAAGTCCTCCATAGCTGAGATGCGGACATCGGTGAAATTAACCTTTAAGCCTCGAATAGTACGGAACTCTTGGCGCAACAGGTCTTGTTTGCGACGAAATTCAGCCGTGGAGACTGAGTGCCACTGAAACGGAGTGTGCGGCTTTGGCGTAAAGTTAGAAATAGTCAGATTAAATTCTAGTCGCTTGCTGCGGCCTCGACATTCCCGTTGTAGCCAGCGAATGGTGTCAGCAATACCGAGCACGTCTTCGTCGGTCTCTCCCGGAAGGCCAATCATAAAGTAGAGCTTAACTTTATCCCACCCCTGGTCATAGGCAGTTTTGATCCCGCGCAGCAATTCTTCATTGGTTAACCCTTTGTTGATAATGTCTCGAAGACGCTGGGTGCCTGCTTCCGGAGCAAAGGTAAGACTAGCTTGGCGCACACCACCGAGAATGTTGGCAATATGCTCATCGAAACGATCGACCCGCTGACTAGGTAAACTTAGGGAAATGTTACGGTCTCGCAGGCGATTTTTGATCTCCATGCCTACGGCGGGCAGCGCTAGGTAATCTGAGCAACTTAAGGACAGGAGGGAAAATTCACTATATCCTGTCTGTTTCATGCCCTGTTCGATGGCAGTAATCACCTGCTCAGGCTCGACATCCCGTGCTGGGCGAGTTAGCATTCCAGGTTGACAAAAGCGACAACCACGGGTGCAACCCCGGCGAATTTCCACCGTAAGACGATCGTGGACTGTTTCTACCATAGGCACTAAGCCAATGCCATAGGTGGGCATAGGAGTTGCCACCCGACGCAAAATCCGACGAGGAACATCAGAACGATTAGGATGAACAGACCCATCAGCCGCTACATCATAAAAGCGAGGCACATATACCCCTGGCACTTGGGCTAAATCTAGCAACAAGTCTTCACGGCTCAAACCAGCACATTTGCCTTCTTCTAGAATCAGGCCAATTTCAGGCAGTAATTCTTCGCCATCTCCCAAGGCGACAAAATCTAGGAATTCTGCATAGGGTTCAGGGTTAGAGGTTGCTGTTTGTCCACCAGCAAAAATGAGGGGATAACCGCACCCCAAGGGAGCATTACCACGGTCTCGCCACCACAGAGGCACACCGATTAAGTCCAGCATCTCTAGAATGTTAGTTGCCCCCAGTTCGTAAGCAAGACTAAAGCCAAGTATGTCAAACTCTCGCAGAGACCGACGAGACTCTACAGCAAAGAGTGGTGTTTGGGTTGCTCGTAGTTTTGCGGCTAGATCAGGAGCTGGCAGGTAGGCCCGATCGCAGAGTTGTCGAGGCTGAGCGTTGAGAATGTTGTAAAGAATGATATGACCCAGATTAGAGGCACCCACCTCATATAAATCAGGATAGGTGAGTGCCCAATGGACTACTGCACTATCCCAAGGTTTATGCACAGCTCCTAATTCATTGCCTAGATACCGTGCTGGGCGCATGACCTCCGGAGTCAACAATGTTTCAATAGGCACACTCACAAGTTCCTATTACTCCTAACAATTCAATACAGCCTACTAGATCGACAGTAACCGATGCCAAGATGAAGATAACTCAAGATCCATCAGAAGATCAGGTAACCTAAATCCATAGCCTGACATCAGGGTGTCTACGATCGCAACACCTAATAAATTGTAACTCTACTCACTTGCTGCAATTACCGTTATGGGGCAATCAGTCATACCTGACAAGCTGAAAAAGCAGCGCACACTAGCCGCCATTGTTTTCACTGATGGGGTCAACTTTAGCGCTCGGATGTCAGTCAACGAAGAACATACCTTAGAGCTAATACGTAGAGATTTGGCATTAATGCGGGAACTATGTGAACAGCAGTTTGAAGGGCATGTTCTTAAGTCAACAGGTGATGGCTTGTTAATGTACTTCAGTAGTGCAGTGCAAGCCGTCAGTTGTGCACTAGACATTCAAAAGCAACTGGCTGATAGGGCAGTACTACTGCCACCTAGTGGCATTCTTACTCACCGAATTGGCATCCACCTAGGAGATGTCTTCATCACTGAGAATGACGTTATGGGTAACGGTGTTAATATTGCAGCACGGTTGCAAGCGGAAGCAGAACCAGGGACAGTCTGCATTTCACAAACGGTCTACGATGTGGTAAGAGCATCGCTAGCGCTGAATGCAACCTATCTGGGGCCGCTAACTTTGAAAAATATTCAAGAGGCCATTCCCGCCTACCAGCTCTGTCCATTTCTGGAAGATGAGCTTGGTAGGGAAACCGTTAGCTATCAAGATGATGTTTCGACTAGTCCACTATCAATGCAACCGCAACTTCCTACCCCCCTTGCTTCTACCCAAGACCTCTACCATGAAGTTGTACGTAGTATTCGCAATGATCCAAATCTAGTAAGGATTAAAAAGTTGCTCCTCTGTGTATGCCGCAACCACTGGGAAACTGATCCAGCTCAGTTAGAACAAGTTGACCTGTGGGGTTTGGTGCAGGAAATGTACCAGTTGTATCCTACCTTGGATGAGCTGACCTTTGGTTTGGAGCGAGTTGTTAGCAGTCTGAGTAAGCCAGAGCAATATCGTCAAGTTGCTAATGCTGTTGCTCGCCATGTCAAGCTGTTGTATCCAGATGAGCCTGAGCCACCAACAGATTTTTACAGCACGATCGCGCAGACCTTGGCAAATCACAAAGATGCCATTCGCGTTAAAAAGTTACTCTATTGTGTTTGGACAGATCAGTGGGAAAGTGACCCATCTGTGTTAGACAGGTTGGACTTACGTCATTTACTGCGGGAAGTTCATGCCGTTGCGCCGACGCTAAACCATCTGACGCAAAGCTTGAGCAATATTGTCAGGACTCTGAGCAAGCCTGATGCCTATGCCTTAGTAGCTAATACGATCGCAGCCCAATTTAGCAAATTGTATCTTAGTACTCCCCAAACTGCGCCAAGTACTGAAGAGACCATCTCGCTGACCATGGTTAGTCGCAGTCCCATTGACCTGATTCCGCGAATGAACAGTGCTGGCGATCGTTCATCGCCCTCTACTCTAGCCTCATCTGAAGCCACCTATGTAGTAGCATCTGCAACCGATGTGTTTTCCGCTGTAACGGAACCAGCCACTGTTCAGGGGCAAGCTCCAATGCCTACGGAACAGCCCTCAGTCTCTGCCAATCGGGCTAATGAGTTAGCGACATTGACAATCGATGACTACCTAGCCAGCATCGATATCCAAGCTATTAAACAAACTGTCATTAGTTACGCCATTCCCATGCGGGCTAAAATCCTGGCCTATTCGGTGCTGTATCAAAAATTTAACTTTAATGCTCATGACTGGAGCTTGATTCGGCAATATCGTCTTAGTGACTTGCTGCTGAGCCTAGTGCGAAAGTTTGATACTCTGAGCGACATGGAAACACGCTTAGAAATTTTGGCTCATTGCCTGGAGGAACCTGATGAATACTTGCAGGTTGCGGGAGTGATTTCTCAAGCGATGGAGCATATTTATCAGACTCGTCCCCAGAACCTACGAATGTCAGAGGTGCAGGTTGTGTTACCTATGCTACTAGAATCCTCAACAGAACAGGTTACTACTTCAGATGCCAATACAACTGCCGAAGGTCTCGCTACTGTAGAGTTATCTGCACTGCCTGATGCATTGATGTCTTCTAGTGCGCCCACGATCGCTCACCCGCCCGATATGCCTCTGACTAGCTCCGAAGACGACTTAACCCGCCAACTCTAGTTAATCTCTCGTTACTCATGAATGTAGATGACCTCTTGCATCGGTATGAAACTGGGGCGCTTGATTTTAGCAATACAAACCTAAGTCGTAAAAATCTATACGGGTTGGATTTGATTGGGGTTGATCTACAAGGTGCAGACTTACATGGGGCTACCCTAGCACTTACCTATCTCAATCGAGCCAACTTTCGGCGGGCAAACCTAGCACAAATTCGCCTTATGGGTGCTAATCTTAACCAGGCAATCTTGATGGAAACAAACCTGCGTGATGCTGACTTACATGGTGCTAGTTTGCAAGAAGCAATGCTGTGCGCTGCCAACCTTGCATTTGCTAGTTTGATTGATGCCAATTTAACCAATGCTGACCTACGAGGTGCTGACTTAAGTGCTGCTAACCTGAGTGGAGCCTGTTTACGGGGTGCTAATCTGCGCGAAGAGAGCCGACTGTATCCCCCTGTTAGTCTTAGGGGAGCAAATCTAGAGGGTACTGACCTACGGGGTGCTAATTTAACCAGTGCTGATTTAAGCAAAGCCAACCTTAGGGGAGCCGATTTACGTGAGGCTACACTCCGCTACGCTGTCTTGACTGATGCCAACTTGGAAGGTGCAACGTTAGATAACGCTACCCTTATGGATGCTAACTTGACCCATGCCCGCCTGAACCAAGCTCGATTGCGAATGACTAACTTAGCGCGAGCGACCTTAGCAGAAGCCTCATTGGTTGAGGCTAATTTAGCCTATAGCACGCTAGCAGATGTGAAGGCGAGTAAGGCCAACTTTCAGCGCGCAAGCTTAGAGCAAGCACGACTGAACCGAGCTGATCTGAGCCGGGCAAACTTGAGCTATGCAAACTTAGCTGAAGCAGTCCTGACTGAAGCCTATTTAGCGCGAGCCAACCTCAGCAACGCTGACCTACAGGAGGCCAATCTAGCCAAGGCTGAAATCAGCGGTGCTAACTTACTGCAAGCCAAACTCAAAGGTGCAACTATGCCCGATGGGCGCGCTGGTCGCTAACACTGCGCACTATTAGCTGCTAGTGGTTTGTACAGAGTTAGGCTAGAACCGTTCACCAATGCCGAAGTGAATTCGACTGTTGCCTAGGTCATTGATGCCGTAGTCAATCCGCAGGGGACCAAGTGGAGTTTGCACCCGCAGGCCCAAACCATAACCAAAACCACTACCTGGCTTTTGACGGATTCCTGCTGGGTTGCCTAAAACACTAGATGCTGTGCCCAAGTCACTGGCGACATCGACAAACAACGCTCCGCCTACGATCGAAATCAGAGGGAACCGATATTCAGCCGTAGCCTGTACAAAACTGCGACCACTGCCTAGGCCACCTTCTTCATACCCCCGGACAGAGTTGACACCACCCAAGGCAAAGGCTTCATAGGGAGGCAAATCTCCTAAAACCGTTCCTGCCTGGACGTTGAAGGCTAGGGCTTGAGGCTCATTGGGATTAAAGTTTAGAAACTGTACAGGGACGTAGAAACTATAGCTACCACGTACTCGGTTGTAAAAGATGTTGCCACTTCCTAGGGGGACGGTTTGCTCCATCCCCAGCCTAAGTAGAGAACCACTAGTAGGACGCAATGGGTCGTTGCGCTGATCACGAGCAAACCCAAGCTGGAAGGAGTACAAATCATCTACGCCTGAGCGGCTAAAGGTCAGTGGGTTCCCAAACTGGTCATTACCGACAATGTTGCGGTTAAAGTCACGAGTTGATACCAACTGATATTGGAAGCCAACGGAACCAGTCCAGCCACCGCCAAGGGGACGAGAAAAACTAAAACCAGCACCTAGACGATCGATCCGGGGAACATCGCCATTGGGCAAGCGTACTTCTTGGCGACCCCCATCAAACACTAGCGAAATCGATCGTCGATTAAACACGTTAACCGAGTAAGACGTGCGCAAGGGATCACCACCAATCCAGGGGTCTGTAAAGCTAATATCAAACAACTGTTCCCGCTCACCAAGCTGGAACTCAGCGCCAAATTTTTGGTTATTGCCACCAAAGTTTTGCTCTTGATAGCTAATTGTGCCAAAGATGCCGCTAGCCGAGCTAATACCAGCACCCGCCGCTACTGAGCCAGTGCTACGCTCAACCACATTGGCAATCACAATCAGTTTGCGAGGGTCACTACCAGGGCTAAAGGATAGGCGAACATCGTCAAAAATGCCTAACCTGAATACGCGCTCGAGGTCGGCTTCTGCCTGCGATCGTTGAAACACGCTACCAGGCTTGAGTGAAAACTCACGGGTAATAATGAACTCACGAGTTCGACCACGAATCGGTTGCCCATTATCATCCGTAGGGCTGCCATCCTTGGTCAAAAATTGAACCTTAATGTCCTCAATGACCCCTTCAGCTACAGCTAGGGTAACGGTTCCATCTTCAGCGACTTGGGGGGCTTCAACCACTTGGGCCAGCACATACCCATTGTCCTGATACCACTTATTCAACTCTTGCACACTATTCTGGAATGTCCGGAGGTTGAGGATTTTGCCATACTGGGGTGAAAAAATCTTATCAATCACCTCATCAGGAAGAACAGGCTTGCCATCCACGATCGCCCGATCCGGAATGACAACCCTAGTCAACACAGGGTTAGGCGTAACCACAAATGTAATCCGCACACCCAGGGGAGTATCTTCTGGAGTGACCCCCACCCGCGAAAAGAACCCTGTCGCAAAGACAGCATTCACATCCTGTTGCAGCTCACTTTGAGTGGTGGTGCGCCCTGGACGAATTCTGACAGCATTGTAGACAGCAGTTTGCAATTCCATGTCGTCGGTGCCGCTGACCAAGATTTCAGCTACCAGCACCCGTGGCTCCACTGTAGTGGATGGGGCACTAGGAACGGGCAAGGTGGGGGGAGGAGCTGGGTTGACAGGTTCAGCAGGCGGCTGTTCAGGCACAGGAGGTTGGGCATCTAAGGTTGGTGGCGGCGGCCCCTGGTTAAAGTCAATGCGATTGGGAGTTTCTTGGGTAGGAACATTCTCTACACCCGGTTGAGGTCTCACTGGTGGTGTGATTACAGGTGCTTCAGAACCTTGGGGGCTAGTTGGAGTCTGGGCAGTAGAAAATGCAGGCTGTACAGTAAGGCTAGGTTGGGCCACGACTGGTATGACACCAGAAACAAGTAGGTTACTCACAGTAGCAGCTTTGCCCGTCAATCCAGTTGATAGCACCATAGACTCACTGGTCAGTGGTGCAGGTGAAGGCAAAGCACTACCAGCAGGCTGAGAAGGTTGGCCCTTGGTATCCTCCACTGGATAGTAGAGGGCCTGAGCGTTAACTACGTTCCCAAACGCTAACACTGGCAAAATGCCCACTAATGGCAAAAATAGGCTTGATGAAAATCGCATTGATCCCATTGTGATTATCGTCCTAACACATCCACACACCGTCAACCGGAATCATACTATTAAGTTGTGGCTAGCAACCACTACTCTTAGCTGGCAATTGCAGCATAGTCTATCCATGAGCAATTTGCCCGTGGGTAGTTATCGTTGCAGCCAGTTTAGTATGCCTATTTCTTGGGCTTATGGCAATTATGTTCTAAGCAATAGGAAAGGGTTGCCTAGCCGCTAAGCAGCCACAACTGCTGAAAACCACAACTGCAATATGATTCTCGATAGAATTGATGATTCTGACTTGGAGATAATGGCATTAGTTCCGTAGGGGCAAACTTTGTCATGGGCACACTGTATGTTGTGGCAACGCCGATCGGCAATCTGGATGATATGACCTTTCGAGCGGTGCAGACATTGCGAGCTGTCACCCTAATTGCAGCAG
This is a stretch of genomic DNA from Cyanobacteriota bacterium. It encodes these proteins:
- a CDS encoding TIGR03960 family B12-binding radical SAM protein, giving the protein MSVPIETLLTPEVMRPARYLGNELGAVHKPWDSAVVHWALTYPDLYEVGASNLGHIILYNILNAQPRQLCDRAYLPAPDLAAKLRATQTPLFAVESRRSLREFDILGFSLAYELGATNILEMLDLIGVPLWWRDRGNAPLGCGYPLIFAGGQTATSNPEPYAEFLDFVALGDGEELLPEIGLILEEGKCAGLSREDLLLDLAQVPGVYVPRFYDVAADGSVHPNRSDVPRRILRRVATPMPTYGIGLVPMVETVHDRLTVEIRRGCTRGCRFCQPGMLTRPARDVEPEQVITAIEQGMKQTGYSEFSLLSLSCSDYLALPAVGMEIKNRLRDRNISLSLPSQRVDRFDEHIANILGGVRQASLTFAPEAGTQRLRDIINKGLTNEELLRGIKTAYDQGWDKVKLYFMIGLPGETDEDVLGIADTIRWLQRECRGRSKRLEFNLTISNFTPKPHTPFQWHSVSTAEFRRKQDLLRQEFRTIRGLKVNFTDVRISAMEDFVGRGDRRLAAVIHRAWELGAGMDAWWESIDRAYAAWNQAIVENNLTWKYRQVEQGEWNLFDPSIQLSASQSILDAPLPWDHLDTGIDKAWLKADLQRALAAATIPDCSFEGCSHCGVCTPDFGHNVVVPPLPIPKFLGQFEVKPACQRLRFHFGKTGDMALVGHLDLLRLFERAVRRAELPIAFTNGFHPMPRIAIAVALPLGATSTGEIVDMEFTEPIDSSLCQEKLTQQLPANIPIYSVELVDMQAAAAACSINWAEYYLYLQTDSQQTPEPPSPQTWQGWIATTLAEPDYWYEQTTKSGNTKRVNLREWLQQLELVPDSPIAAARHLTQLATSDQPIITLRYIGACRNDGAHLKPHHVVMMLEKTSGMSLQLLHIHRLHLW
- a CDS encoding adenylate/guanylate cyclase domain-containing protein codes for the protein MGQSVIPDKLKKQRTLAAIVFTDGVNFSARMSVNEEHTLELIRRDLALMRELCEQQFEGHVLKSTGDGLLMYFSSAVQAVSCALDIQKQLADRAVLLPPSGILTHRIGIHLGDVFITENDVMGNGVNIAARLQAEAEPGTVCISQTVYDVVRASLALNATYLGPLTLKNIQEAIPAYQLCPFLEDELGRETVSYQDDVSTSPLSMQPQLPTPLASTQDLYHEVVRSIRNDPNLVRIKKLLLCVCRNHWETDPAQLEQVDLWGLVQEMYQLYPTLDELTFGLERVVSSLSKPEQYRQVANAVARHVKLLYPDEPEPPTDFYSTIAQTLANHKDAIRVKKLLYCVWTDQWESDPSVLDRLDLRHLLREVHAVAPTLNHLTQSLSNIVRTLSKPDAYALVANTIAAQFSKLYLSTPQTAPSTEETISLTMVSRSPIDLIPRMNSAGDRSSPSTLASSEATYVVASATDVFSAVTEPATVQGQAPMPTEQPSVSANRANELATLTIDDYLASIDIQAIKQTVISYAIPMRAKILAYSVLYQKFNFNAHDWSLIRQYRLSDLLLSLVRKFDTLSDMETRLEILAHCLEEPDEYLQVAGVISQAMEHIYQTRPQNLRMSEVQVVLPMLLESSTEQVTTSDANTTAEGLATVELSALPDALMSSSAPTIAHPPDMPLTSSEDDLTRQL
- a CDS encoding pentapeptide repeat-containing protein, with translation MNVDDLLHRYETGALDFSNTNLSRKNLYGLDLIGVDLQGADLHGATLALTYLNRANFRRANLAQIRLMGANLNQAILMETNLRDADLHGASLQEAMLCAANLAFASLIDANLTNADLRGADLSAANLSGACLRGANLREESRLYPPVSLRGANLEGTDLRGANLTSADLSKANLRGADLREATLRYAVLTDANLEGATLDNATLMDANLTHARLNQARLRMTNLARATLAEASLVEANLAYSTLADVKASKANFQRASLEQARLNRADLSRANLSYANLAEAVLTEAYLARANLSNADLQEANLAKAEISGANLLQAKLKGATMPDGRAGR
- a CDS encoding BamA/TamA family outer membrane protein, giving the protein MRFSSSLFLPLVGILPVLAFGNVVNAQALYYPVEDTKGQPSQPAGSALPSPAPLTSESMVLSTGLTGKAATVSNLLVSGVIPVVAQPSLTVQPAFSTAQTPTSPQGSEAPVITPPVRPQPGVENVPTQETPNRIDFNQGPPPPTLDAQPPVPEQPPAEPVNPAPPPTLPVPSAPSTTVEPRVLVAEILVSGTDDMELQTAVYNAVRIRPGRTTTQSELQQDVNAVFATGFFSRVGVTPEDTPLGVRITFVVTPNPVLTRVVIPDRAIVDGKPVLPDEVIDKIFSPQYGKILNLRTFQNSVQELNKWYQDNGYVLAQVVEAPQVAEDGTVTLAVAEGVIEDIKVQFLTKDGSPTDDNGQPIRGRTREFIITREFSLKPGSVFQRSQAEADLERVFRLGIFDDVRLSFSPGSDPRKLIVIANVVERSTGSVAAGAGISSASGIFGTISYQEQNFGGNNQKFGAEFQLGEREQLFDISFTDPWIGGDPLRTSYSVNVFNRRSISLVFDGGRQEVRLPNGDVPRIDRLGAGFSFSRPLGGGWTGSVGFQYQLVSTRDFNRNIVGNDQFGNPLTFSRSGVDDLYSFQLGFARDQRNDPLRPTSGSLLRLGMEQTVPLGSGNIFYNRVRGSYSFYVPVQFLNFNPNEPQALAFNVQAGTVLGDLPPYEAFALGGVNSVRGYEEGGLGSGRSFVQATAEYRFPLISIVGGALFVDVASDLGTASSVLGNPAGIRQKPGSGFGYGLGLRVQTPLGPLRIDYGINDLGNSRIHFGIGERF